In the Streptomyces sp. cg36 genome, one interval contains:
- a CDS encoding flavin-containing monooxygenase, translating into MTGPGGGRRVRVAVVGAGFGGLGMAMALKRAGHDDFVVLDKASDIGGVWRDNTYPGAACDIPSALYSYSFAPHYRWSRRYAPQAEILDYLRSCARAHGLEPHLRLGQEVTEAVFDEERALWRLRTAEGLTFEAEVFVAACGQLSRPSVPDIPGAARFAGRAFHSARWDHGHDLAGRRVAVVGTGASALQIVPALAGRAAHLTLFQRSAPHVVPKWDRDFAPAARGGGRRAALRRKAARLGWWLFNESLVSGLTRRGPTIALTRRGCEVQLRTQLSDPVLRERLTPATEIGCKRVGISNTFYPALERPDVTLVTEPITEIVADGIRTGDGTLHTADTIVYATGFAATEFLHPLRVRGRDGTELAEVWRAGAHAYLGLAVPRFPNMFLVYGPHTNIGAGSAVYMIESQIRYIRRAVAELGRGGRRFLEVRPEAAEDFDAEMDRRTARSVWATCTSWYRHPSGRVTNNWPGQTLEYRRRTARLNLAHYRPAPRRP; encoded by the coding sequence GTGACCGGGCCGGGCGGCGGGCGCCGCGTACGGGTCGCGGTGGTGGGGGCGGGCTTCGGCGGGCTCGGCATGGCCATGGCCCTCAAGCGTGCCGGCCACGACGACTTCGTCGTCCTGGACAAGGCGTCCGACATCGGCGGCGTCTGGCGGGACAACACCTATCCCGGCGCCGCCTGCGACATCCCGTCCGCGCTGTACTCGTACTCCTTCGCGCCCCACTACCGCTGGTCGCGCCGGTACGCGCCGCAGGCCGAGATCCTCGACTACCTGCGCTCCTGCGCACGCGCCCACGGGCTGGAGCCCCATCTGCGGCTGGGGCAGGAGGTCACGGAGGCCGTCTTCGACGAGGAGCGCGCGCTGTGGCGGCTGCGCACCGCCGAGGGGCTGACCTTCGAGGCGGAGGTGTTCGTCGCCGCCTGCGGCCAGCTGAGCCGCCCGTCCGTCCCGGACATCCCCGGCGCCGCCCGGTTCGCCGGTCGCGCCTTCCACTCCGCGCGCTGGGACCACGGCCACGACCTGGCCGGGCGCCGGGTCGCGGTGGTCGGGACGGGGGCCAGCGCCCTGCAGATCGTGCCCGCCCTGGCCGGACGGGCCGCCCACCTCACGCTCTTCCAGCGCTCGGCACCGCACGTCGTGCCCAAGTGGGACCGCGACTTCGCCCCGGCCGCGCGCGGGGGCGGGCGGCGCGCGGCCCTGCGGCGCAAGGCCGCCCGGCTCGGCTGGTGGCTGTTCAACGAGTCCCTGGTGAGCGGGCTCACCCGGCGCGGGCCGACCATCGCGCTGACCCGCCGGGGCTGCGAAGTACAGCTGCGCACCCAGCTGTCGGACCCGGTGCTGCGCGAGAGGCTCACCCCGGCCACCGAGATCGGCTGCAAGCGCGTCGGCATCTCCAACACCTTCTACCCGGCCCTGGAACGGCCCGACGTCACCCTGGTGACCGAGCCGATCACCGAGATCGTCGCGGACGGGATCCGCACCGGGGACGGCACCCTGCACACCGCCGACACGATCGTGTACGCGACCGGGTTCGCCGCCACCGAGTTCCTGCATCCCCTGCGCGTACGGGGTCGCGACGGAACCGAGCTGGCCGAGGTGTGGCGCGCGGGCGCCCACGCCTATCTGGGCCTGGCCGTGCCGCGCTTCCCCAACATGTTCCTGGTCTACGGCCCGCACACCAACATCGGGGCCGGATCCGCCGTCTACATGATCGAAAGCCAGATCCGCTACATCCGCCGGGCCGTGGCCGAACTGGGCCGGGGAGGCCGCCGGTTCCTGGAGGTGCGCCCCGAGGCGGCCGAGGACTTCGACGCCGAGATGGACCGTCGCACCGCCCGCTCGGTCTGGGCCACCTGTACGAGCTGGTACCGCCACCCCTCGGGCCGGGTCACCAACAACTGGCCCGGCCAGACGCTGGAGTACCGCCGCCGCACCGCGCGCCTGAACCTCGCCCACTACCGGCCCGCCCCGCGCCGTCCCTGA
- a CDS encoding alpha/beta hydrolase — translation MALHPDTRRILEALRDQGFPPLESVGVPRLRHLMNRLQQAQGEPEAVAHIVETQVPGPAGALPVRVYRPAPRPGPRPLIVFFHGGGWVSGGIELVDPALRRLANATGAVVASVGYRLAPETRFPGPLQDAHAALCALAGRASELGADPHTLVVAGESAGANLAAAVCRMAADGDGPRIALQLLVCPPLAPARDSPYASYRHNADGYLNTRAAMGYFWDQYVPDPVLARDPLAAPLLATDVCGLPPALVLVAGLDPLCDEGEAYAHRLREAGVPARSVRVDGALHIFFLLPRLAAFESVLPDIVDALADSAPPHAPEGSPA, via the coding sequence ATGGCTCTGCACCCCGACACGCGACGCATCCTGGAAGCCCTGCGCGACCAGGGCTTCCCCCCGCTGGAGAGCGTCGGCGTCCCCCGGCTGCGCCATCTGATGAACCGCCTCCAGCAGGCCCAGGGGGAGCCGGAAGCGGTCGCGCACATCGTCGAGACCCAGGTCCCCGGCCCGGCCGGAGCCCTCCCGGTCCGGGTCTACCGGCCCGCGCCCCGGCCGGGCCCCCGCCCGCTGATCGTGTTCTTCCACGGCGGCGGGTGGGTGTCCGGCGGCATCGAACTGGTCGACCCCGCGCTGCGCCGCCTCGCCAACGCGACCGGCGCGGTCGTCGCCTCCGTCGGCTACCGTCTGGCGCCCGAGACCCGCTTCCCGGGCCCGCTCCAGGACGCCCACGCGGCCCTGTGCGCACTGGCCGGACGCGCGTCCGAGCTGGGCGCCGATCCGCACACGCTCGTGGTGGCGGGCGAGAGCGCGGGAGCCAACCTCGCCGCCGCCGTCTGCCGGATGGCCGCCGACGGCGACGGCCCCCGCATCGCGCTCCAGCTCCTCGTGTGCCCCCCGCTGGCCCCCGCCCGCGACTCCCCGTACGCCTCCTACCGCCACAACGCGGACGGATACCTCAACACCCGGGCGGCGATGGGGTACTTCTGGGACCAGTACGTGCCGGATCCGGTCCTGGCCCGCGACCCGCTGGCCGCGCCCCTGCTCGCCACCGACGTCTGCGGGCTGCCGCCCGCCCTCGTCCTGGTCGCCGGCCTCGATCCGCTGTGCGACGAGGGGGAGGCGTACGCGCACCGGCTGCGCGAGGCCGGAGTGCCCGCCCGGTCGGTCCGGGTCGACGGCGCCCTGCACATCTTCTTCCTGCTCCCCCGCCTCGCCGCGTTCGAGAGCGTCCTGCCCGACATCGTGGACGCCCTCGCGGACAGCGCGCCGCCCCACGCCCCCGAAGGGTCACCGGCATGA
- a CDS encoding SDR family NAD(P)-dependent oxidoreductase: MTEFEGRIALVTGATKGIGLAVATDLARAGATVVLNHRGNPDQAEEALAAVRAVRPDAELLRADIARPEDVDRMFRHLRERHGRLDMLVNNAGVTQDGYAVMMGDAKWNKVIETNLTGAFLCCRAAGRMMAGKRRGSIVTVGSTSAVNPPAGQANYAASKAGALAMVKAMAKELGGYGVRVNAVVPGFVDTAMTRQMPAGRLDENLRQVPLGRIGRPEEVSAAVRFLLGDGAAYITGTSLVVDGGLIS; encoded by the coding sequence GTGACCGAATTCGAAGGACGCATCGCGCTGGTCACCGGCGCCACCAAGGGCATCGGGCTCGCCGTCGCGACGGACCTCGCCCGTGCGGGAGCCACCGTCGTCCTCAACCACCGAGGCAACCCCGATCAGGCCGAGGAGGCACTGGCCGCGGTACGCGCGGTCCGGCCGGACGCCGAGCTGCTGCGCGCGGACATCGCCCGGCCCGAGGACGTCGACCGGATGTTCCGGCATCTGCGCGAACGCCACGGCCGGCTGGACATGCTGGTCAACAACGCGGGCGTCACCCAGGACGGCTACGCCGTGATGATGGGCGACGCCAAGTGGAACAAGGTCATCGAGACCAATCTGACCGGCGCGTTCCTGTGCTGCCGCGCGGCCGGCCGGATGATGGCCGGCAAGCGGCGGGGCTCCATCGTCACCGTCGGCTCCACCAGCGCGGTCAACCCGCCCGCGGGCCAGGCCAATTACGCCGCGTCGAAGGCGGGCGCCCTCGCCATGGTCAAGGCGATGGCCAAGGAGCTCGGCGGCTACGGAGTCCGCGTCAACGCCGTGGTGCCCGGGTTCGTCGACACCGCGATGACCCGGCAGATGCCCGCGGGGCGGCTGGACGAGAACCTGCGCCAGGTGCCGCTGGGCCGCATCGGCCGCCCCGAGGAAGTGAGCGCGGCGGTGCGGTTCCTGCTCGGCGACGGCGCGGCGTACATCACCGGCACCTCGCTCGTTGTCGACGGCGGCCTCATCAGCTGA
- a CDS encoding ACP S-malonyltransferase, whose translation MTGERTAFVFPGQGSQFPGMGRDLRPFGPEGEEVVARAEEVTELPVARLMATADARQLADPEVAQVLVFTWSAAALAHLRARGRHPAYVAGHSLGEFTALYAAGSLGLDTALGLVSCRGRAMRAAARRSQGSMAAVVGLPVDLVRGLCRLASDDTGLVMVANANSARQTVVSGTTGAVRHVIEQAREAGALRARELPVGGAYHSPLMAWALPALAAKLATVPLDTPGVPLVSSTTGLPVDDIDEYRDELLWQMLRPVRWQRTVATLRTLGVGLFIEAGPGRVLTGLGRETARGARHLGVHDALRENADVRAAVAHGSAPPPYTPGAPTPGVPGTAAVKESP comes from the coding sequence ATGACCGGCGAGCGGACCGCATTCGTCTTCCCCGGCCAGGGCAGCCAGTTCCCCGGAATGGGCCGCGACCTGCGGCCGTTCGGGCCCGAGGGCGAGGAAGTGGTGGCCCGCGCCGAGGAGGTCACCGAACTGCCGGTGGCCCGGCTCATGGCCACGGCCGACGCGCGGCAGCTCGCCGACCCGGAGGTCGCCCAGGTCCTGGTCTTCACCTGGTCGGCGGCGGCCCTGGCGCATCTGCGGGCCCGGGGCCGGCACCCCGCCTATGTGGCCGGCCACAGCCTGGGCGAGTTCACCGCCCTGTACGCGGCGGGCAGCCTCGGCCTCGACACCGCGCTCGGCCTCGTCTCCTGCCGGGGACGCGCCATGCGGGCCGCGGCCCGGCGCTCCCAGGGGTCCATGGCGGCCGTCGTCGGGCTACCGGTGGATCTCGTGCGCGGTCTGTGCCGCCTGGCCAGCGACGACACCGGGCTGGTGATGGTGGCCAACGCGAACTCCGCGCGCCAGACGGTCGTTTCGGGCACCACCGGCGCCGTGCGCCACGTCATCGAGCAGGCCCGGGAGGCCGGGGCGCTGCGGGCGCGGGAGCTGCCGGTGGGCGGCGCCTACCACTCGCCCCTGATGGCGTGGGCGCTGCCCGCCCTCGCCGCGAAGCTCGCCACGGTCCCGCTGGACACCCCGGGCGTCCCCCTCGTCTCCAGCACCACCGGCCTGCCCGTGGACGACATCGACGAGTACCGCGACGAACTGCTGTGGCAGATGCTGCGGCCCGTCCGGTGGCAGCGGACCGTGGCGACGCTGAGGACGCTCGGGGTCGGCCTCTTCATCGAGGCCGGACCCGGGCGGGTCCTCACCGGTCTCGGCCGCGAGACGGCACGCGGCGCCAGACACCTCGGCGTGCACGACGCCCTGCGCGAGAACGCCGACGTCCGGGCCGCCGTGGCGCACGGCTCCGCCCCGCCCCCGTACACCCCCGGCGCGCCCACCCCGGGCGTGCCCGGCACCGCAGCAGTGAAGGAATCCCCGTGA
- a CDS encoding FAD-binding oxidoreductase: MDSSALEQLRTELLGQLITPQDPEYDLRRRVFNAMIDRRPAAIARCLGTADVLAALAFARRQGLAVGIRGGGHSIAGHGTCDGGLLIDMSLMRGVHVDRERRTVRVQAGATLADVDRETQLHGLAVPSGQVSETGIAGLTLSGGMGMLQRKYGLTCDNLLSVEMVTVGGDVLVADAETNAELFWALRGGGGNFGVVTSFEYRAHPVGPLMLAGIVAYPVEEAPAVLEFLRDEMADTPEELSTDVVFLRVPSLEFFPAEHAGRPVVGFFLRYSGDVEEGWAAVERFRKFGTPLVDVVAPMPLVSVQSMLDPANPRDHQQYWTSEFLPRFGPDERAAVARIGADLPSPETVLQVIPFDAAPTRVPADATAFAHRDESWLIHIVGQWADPAENERCRGWVREAGAALRAFGTGAAYLNLVSEDDADMRVNAFWNDERLARLARVKAQYDPDNLLRFNHNIPPAPAGDER, encoded by the coding sequence ATGGATTCCTCGGCCCTGGAGCAGCTTCGAACCGAGCTGCTGGGACAGCTGATCACCCCGCAGGACCCCGAATACGACCTGCGGCGCAGGGTGTTCAACGCGATGATCGACCGCAGGCCCGCGGCCATCGCGCGCTGTCTGGGGACCGCGGACGTCCTGGCGGCCCTGGCCTTCGCCCGTCGGCAGGGCCTGGCCGTGGGCATCCGGGGCGGCGGCCACAGCATCGCCGGGCACGGCACCTGCGACGGCGGGCTCCTGATCGACATGTCCCTGATGCGCGGAGTGCACGTCGACCGCGAGCGCCGCACCGTACGCGTCCAGGCGGGCGCGACGCTCGCCGACGTGGACCGCGAGACGCAGCTGCACGGACTCGCCGTGCCCAGCGGCCAGGTCTCCGAGACCGGCATCGCGGGTCTCACCCTCAGCGGCGGTATGGGCATGCTCCAGCGGAAGTACGGCCTGACCTGCGACAACCTGCTGTCGGTCGAGATGGTCACGGTGGGCGGTGACGTGCTGGTCGCCGACGCGGAGACCAACGCGGAGCTGTTCTGGGCGCTGCGCGGCGGTGGCGGCAACTTCGGCGTGGTCACGTCCTTCGAGTACCGGGCGCACCCGGTGGGCCCCTTGATGCTGGCGGGCATCGTCGCCTACCCGGTCGAAGAGGCACCGGCGGTACTGGAGTTCCTGCGCGACGAGATGGCCGACACCCCCGAGGAGCTCAGCACCGACGTGGTGTTCCTGCGGGTGCCCTCGCTGGAGTTCTTCCCCGCGGAGCACGCCGGGCGCCCCGTCGTCGGCTTCTTCCTGCGCTACTCGGGCGACGTGGAGGAGGGCTGGGCGGCCGTCGAACGGTTCCGGAAGTTCGGCACCCCGCTGGTCGACGTCGTCGCGCCCATGCCCCTCGTCAGCGTCCAGTCCATGCTCGACCCCGCCAACCCGCGCGACCACCAGCAGTACTGGACCAGCGAGTTCCTGCCCCGCTTCGGCCCCGACGAGCGGGCCGCGGTGGCGCGCATCGGCGCGGACCTGCCCTCCCCCGAGACGGTGCTCCAGGTCATCCCGTTCGACGCGGCCCCCACCCGGGTCCCCGCCGACGCCACCGCCTTCGCCCACCGCGACGAGAGCTGGCTGATCCACATCGTCGGGCAGTGGGCCGACCCGGCGGAGAACGAGCGCTGCCGGGGCTGGGTCCGCGAGGCCGGGGCCGCCCTGCGGGCCTTCGGCACCGGCGCGGCCTACCTCAACCTGGTCAGCGAGGACGACGCGGACATGCGGGTCAACGCGTTCTGGAACGACGAACGCCTCGCCCGGCTCGCCCGCGTCAAGGCCCAGTACGACCCGGACAACCTGCTCCGCTTCAACCACAACATCCCGCCCGCCCCGGCCGGGGACGAGCGGTGA
- the panD gene encoding aspartate 1-decarboxylase codes for MFRTMFTSKIHRATVTQADLHYVGSLTLCADLMDAAGLLPGEKVDVVDINNGNRLSTYLIEGPRGSGVVGINGAAARLISPGDLVIIIAYGLVQSEEAAHVTPRVVFVDAHNKIVSTGSDPAEATADGTTVRGDHVFVD; via the coding sequence ATGTTCCGCACCATGTTCACGTCCAAGATCCACCGTGCCACCGTCACCCAGGCCGACCTCCACTACGTCGGCTCGCTCACCCTGTGCGCCGACCTCATGGACGCGGCGGGCCTGCTGCCCGGCGAGAAGGTGGACGTCGTCGACATCAACAACGGCAACCGGCTGTCGACCTATCTCATCGAGGGGCCGCGCGGCTCCGGTGTCGTCGGCATCAACGGCGCCGCGGCCCGTCTCATCAGCCCCGGCGATCTGGTGATCATCATCGCGTACGGGCTGGTGCAGAGCGAGGAGGCCGCCCACGTCACGCCCAGGGTCGTCTTCGTCGACGCCCACAACAAGATCGTGTCGACCGGCTCCGACCCGGCCGAGGCCACCGCGGACGGCACGACCGTACGCGGCGACCACGTCTTCGTCGACTGA
- a CDS encoding aldehyde dehydrogenase family protein, with product MNHEHLYIGGRWTASHGGHWLEVTDPTTEQVIGRVPDGTPRDVDDAVRAARRAFPSWSRTPAETRARHLDDIAAALERRGGELAELVTREVGTPLGFARMAQVGLAVLAFRTAARVGASYPYERPDAHSLIVREAIGVVGAITPWNYPLYQAAAKVAYALAAGCTVVLKPSEVAPLSTWALMEAVAEAGVPAGVLNLVSGTGPVVGEAIAAHRDVDMVSFTGSTAVGRRIGAVAADTVKRVALELGGKSPALMLPDAEPATVVPRTLASAFLNNGQTCCALTRLLVPRERKREVERAAAEAARATVAGDPMRGGTQLGPLVSAAQRERVREHIARALAQGATLVSGGTEPPEGLERGYFVRPTVLSGVTPDMDIHRAEVFGPVLVIEAYDDVEHAVRLANDSDYGLAAAVWSADRDRALAVARLLRAGQVEVNGAPLNPAAPFGGYKQSGNGREHGVFGLEEFLETKSIQL from the coding sequence ATGAACCACGAGCACCTCTACATCGGCGGACGCTGGACCGCCTCCCACGGCGGTCACTGGCTGGAGGTGACCGACCCGACCACCGAACAGGTCATCGGGCGCGTCCCCGACGGCACACCGCGGGACGTGGACGACGCGGTACGCGCGGCCCGGCGCGCCTTCCCCTCCTGGTCGCGCACCCCCGCCGAGACCCGCGCCCGCCACCTCGACGACATCGCCGCCGCCCTGGAGCGGCGCGGCGGTGAGCTCGCCGAACTCGTCACCCGCGAGGTGGGCACCCCCCTCGGCTTCGCCCGCATGGCACAAGTCGGCCTCGCCGTACTGGCGTTCCGCACGGCCGCGCGCGTGGGAGCCTCCTACCCCTATGAACGGCCCGACGCCCACTCGCTGATCGTGCGCGAGGCCATCGGCGTCGTGGGCGCGATCACCCCGTGGAACTATCCGCTGTACCAGGCCGCGGCCAAGGTCGCCTACGCGCTGGCCGCCGGGTGCACCGTGGTGCTCAAACCCAGCGAGGTGGCCCCGCTCAGCACCTGGGCGCTGATGGAGGCGGTCGCCGAGGCCGGGGTGCCGGCCGGAGTCCTCAACCTGGTGAGCGGCACGGGCCCGGTGGTCGGCGAGGCGATCGCGGCCCACCGGGACGTCGACATGGTGTCGTTCACCGGCTCCACGGCGGTCGGCCGGCGCATCGGCGCCGTCGCGGCCGACACGGTCAAACGGGTCGCCCTCGAACTCGGCGGCAAGAGCCCCGCCCTGATGCTCCCGGACGCCGAGCCCGCCACCGTCGTGCCGCGGACCCTGGCGAGCGCGTTCCTCAACAACGGCCAGACCTGCTGCGCGCTGACCCGGCTGCTGGTGCCCCGGGAACGCAAGCGGGAGGTCGAACGGGCCGCCGCCGAGGCCGCCCGGGCCACCGTGGCGGGCGATCCGATGCGCGGCGGCACCCAGCTCGGGCCGCTCGTCTCGGCCGCTCAGCGCGAGCGGGTCCGCGAGCACATCGCGCGGGCGCTCGCCCAGGGGGCCACCCTCGTCAGCGGCGGGACCGAGCCGCCCGAGGGCCTGGAGCGGGGCTACTTCGTCCGGCCGACCGTCCTGAGCGGCGTCACCCCCGACATGGACATCCACCGCGCCGAGGTCTTCGGCCCGGTGCTGGTCATCGAGGCGTACGACGACGTCGAGCACGCCGTGCGCCTGGCCAACGACAGCGACTACGGCCTGGCCGCCGCCGTGTGGTCGGCCGACCGGGACCGCGCACTCGCCGTCGCCCGGCTGCTGCGGGCCGGACAGGTCGAGGTCAACGGCGCTCCGCTCAACCCCGCCGCCCCCTTCGGTGGCTACAAGCAGTCCGGGAACGGCCGCGAGCACGGAGTGTTCGGGCTCGAGGAGTTCCTGGAGACCAAGTCCATCCAGCTCTGA
- a CDS encoding 4'-phosphopantetheinyl transferase superfamily protein: MLRAAIPSDVHSAGIDLVDQCRWDLAVARTKGELLQRVFSLAERRGADRAADAATTSGRLLAQAFGVKEGVVKAVGGLPPGACLKDIQVDVTPAGRPWPVRLHGELGRWARRHEVEMVGGAQDLGDGMSAAWAVARPREQREGGPS, encoded by the coding sequence ATGCTTCGTGCCGCGATTCCCTCGGACGTTCATTCGGCGGGTATCGATCTGGTGGACCAGTGCCGCTGGGACCTGGCGGTCGCCCGGACCAAGGGCGAACTCCTGCAACGCGTCTTCAGCCTGGCCGAACGGCGCGGCGCCGACCGCGCGGCGGACGCGGCCACGACCTCCGGGCGGCTGCTGGCGCAGGCGTTCGGGGTGAAGGAAGGCGTCGTCAAGGCCGTAGGCGGACTGCCGCCGGGCGCCTGCCTCAAGGACATCCAGGTCGACGTCACCCCGGCGGGACGGCCCTGGCCCGTACGTCTGCACGGTGAACTCGGCCGGTGGGCGCGGCGCCACGAGGTGGAGATGGTCGGCGGCGCGCAGGACCTGGGCGACGGCATGAGCGCCGCCTGGGCCGTCGCCCGCCCCCGCGAGCAGCGCGAAGGCGGCCCGTCATGA
- a CDS encoding acyl-CoA thioesterase: protein MPRWVETVSGIEGWNHIDTSARVRWGECDVQGHAYYASYVPWFDLGREAFALAVGVDFWNYTITTTNFRARFHEAAKYLDDLTIRTWAVTPRRHLECHYEIYRTDGGRLLAEAHSVHSLVDPATGRLMRATDELHDKFEEFMERRRAQEARARG from the coding sequence ATGCCGCGCTGGGTTGAAACGGTCTCCGGAATCGAGGGCTGGAACCACATCGACACCTCCGCCCGCGTCCGCTGGGGCGAGTGCGATGTGCAGGGACACGCCTACTACGCCAGCTACGTGCCCTGGTTCGATCTGGGCCGCGAGGCGTTCGCCCTGGCCGTCGGCGTCGACTTCTGGAACTACACGATCACCACGACCAACTTCCGCGCCCGCTTCCACGAGGCCGCGAAGTACCTCGACGACCTGACCATCCGGACGTGGGCGGTCACACCACGGCGCCATCTGGAGTGCCACTACGAGATCTACCGCACCGACGGCGGCCGTCTGCTGGCGGAGGCCCACTCCGTGCACTCGCTGGTCGACCCCGCCACCGGCCGTCTGATGCGCGCCACCGACGAACTGCACGACAAGTTCGAGGAGTTCATGGAGCGCCGGCGCGCCCAGGAGGCCCGGGCCCGCGGCTGA
- the asnB gene encoding asparagine synthase (glutamine-hydrolyzing), whose translation MCGITGWVSYDRDLTTRLPSLRRMTDTLAARGPDAQGHWTGRHAALGHRRLSIVDLDGSAQPMTAHTAHGPVVLTYSGEVYNFPELRAQLRGRGHRFTTTGDTEVVLRAYLEWGEDLVDHLVGMYAFGVWDGRTDTLLLVRDRLGIKPLYYHPTPDGLLFASEPKAILAHPDVTPTVGLDGLREIMFGVKTPGQAVWQGMRELPPGQLAVLDRSGLRRRTYWTLTARPHSDGRTRTAEQLRALLEDVVREQLVADVPRCTLLSGGLDSSAIAGLASAALARDGEPLRSFSVDFAGHSEHFVPDGHNVSPDASYARAVADHLGAHHTNLVLDPAALADPAVRRACVAARDLPIGRGDMDHSLLLLFRAVREHSTVALSGEGADEMFGGYWWFHDPALRAADGFPWLTAATGQARQERRFLTPELQKALDMPEFAAQRHREALAEVPLLRGEDPDRNRTRELLHLHLTRSLGGMLDRKDRLSMAAGLEVRVPFCDHRVVEYAYNIPWSLHTFDGREKSILREATRHVVPELVRRRTKSPYPMTQDPGYLLALQRQAREVLDQPHAPVFELFDRRTAERVAQAPWDQTANRAGQRLVLEKLLDLHTWLGLHRPRLVTS comes from the coding sequence ATGTGCGGAATAACCGGCTGGGTGTCGTACGACCGCGACCTCACCACCCGACTGCCCTCGCTGCGGCGGATGACGGACACCCTGGCCGCCCGGGGTCCGGACGCCCAGGGCCACTGGACCGGCAGACACGCGGCCCTCGGCCACCGGCGCCTGTCCATCGTCGACCTCGACGGCAGCGCTCAGCCCATGACCGCGCACACCGCCCACGGACCGGTCGTGCTCACCTACAGCGGCGAGGTGTACAACTTCCCCGAGCTGCGGGCCCAACTGCGCGGCCGGGGGCACCGGTTCACCACCACCGGTGACACCGAGGTCGTGCTGCGCGCCTATCTGGAGTGGGGCGAGGACCTGGTCGACCACCTGGTGGGCATGTACGCCTTCGGCGTGTGGGACGGCCGTACCGACACCCTGCTGCTGGTGCGCGACCGCCTCGGCATCAAACCGCTCTACTACCACCCCACGCCCGACGGCCTGCTCTTCGCGTCCGAGCCCAAGGCCATCCTGGCGCACCCCGACGTCACACCCACCGTCGGCCTCGACGGCCTGCGGGAGATCATGTTCGGGGTGAAGACACCCGGCCAGGCCGTCTGGCAGGGCATGCGGGAACTCCCGCCGGGGCAGCTGGCCGTCCTCGACCGTTCGGGCCTGCGCCGGCGCACCTACTGGACCCTGACGGCCCGCCCCCACTCCGACGGCCGCACCCGCACCGCCGAACAGCTGCGCGCCCTGCTCGAAGACGTGGTGCGGGAGCAGCTCGTCGCCGACGTGCCCCGCTGCACCCTGCTCTCCGGCGGACTCGACTCCAGCGCCATCGCGGGACTCGCCTCCGCCGCGCTCGCCCGCGACGGCGAACCCCTGCGCTCCTTCTCGGTCGACTTCGCCGGGCACAGCGAACACTTCGTGCCCGACGGCCACAACGTGAGCCCGGACGCCTCCTACGCGCGGGCCGTCGCCGACCATCTGGGCGCCCACCACACCAACCTCGTCCTGGACCCGGCCGCGCTGGCCGATCCGGCGGTGCGCCGCGCCTGCGTGGCCGCCCGCGACCTGCCGATCGGGCGGGGCGACATGGACCACTCCCTGCTGCTGCTCTTCCGGGCGGTCCGCGAGCACTCCACCGTCGCTCTCTCCGGCGAGGGCGCCGACGAGATGTTCGGCGGCTACTGGTGGTTCCACGATCCGGCCCTGCGGGCCGCCGACGGCTTCCCCTGGCTGACGGCCGCCACCGGGCAGGCCCGCCAGGAGCGCCGCTTCCTCACCCCCGAGCTCCAAAAGGCGCTGGACATGCCGGAGTTCGCGGCCCAGCGCCACCGCGAGGCCCTCGCCGAGGTGCCCCTCCTACGCGGCGAGGACCCGGACCGCAACCGGACCCGCGAGCTGCTCCACCTGCACCTGACCCGCAGTCTCGGCGGCATGCTGGACCGCAAAGACCGCCTCAGCATGGCCGCCGGCCTGGAAGTCAGAGTGCCCTTCTGCGACCACCGCGTCGTCGAGTACGCCTACAACATCCCGTGGAGCCTGCACACGTTCGACGGCCGCGAGAAGAGCATCCTGCGCGAGGCCACCCGGCACGTCGTGCCCGAGCTGGTGCGCCGCCGCACCAAGAGCCCCTATCCGATGACGCAGGACCCCGGCTATCTGCTGGCCCTGCAGCGGCAGGCGCGCGAGGTCCTGGACCAGCCGCACGCCCCGGTCTTCGAGCTGTTCGACCGCCGGACCGCGGAGCGCGTGGCCCAAGCGCCGTGGGACCAGACCGCCAACCGGGCCGGTCAGCGCCTCGTCCTGGAGAAACTCCTCGACCTGCACACCTGGCTCGGCCTCCACCGGCCGCGGCTCGTCACGTCCTGA